ATCTTCATCGGCAGCCACGGCATAAACAAACGAGCCTGTGGTTGCGCCATCGGCAATACTGATAGTGCCTAAAGTGGTTTCAACTAGGGTTTCACCCTGACTAGCTGCTGACAAAGTCGCAGTGTAGGTGATCTCTCCGCCCGCTTCGCTGATTGATGTTTTATCTGCGCTTAAAGCTACTGTTGTTTCATCAAGCGTATCGGCTAGCGTTGTCGTCACTGCCGTTGTATCTGGGGTCAGTTGTTCAAAATCACCGCCACTGGCTG
This genomic stretch from Moritella sp. Urea-trap-13 harbors:
- a CDS encoding immunoglobulin-like domain-containing protein, producing ASGGDFEQLTPDTTAVTTTLADTLDETTVALSADKTSISEAGGEITYTATLSAASQGETLVETTLGTISIADGATTGSFVYAVAADEDVYADGSTVINGITSATGGNFELIVPNAMLVDTAV